In Pedobacter sp. W3I1, one DNA window encodes the following:
- a CDS encoding MotA/TolQ/ExbB proton channel family protein: MANAPKPTTVKKESSSSASNVFATFVIPICIIIGFCVWRFVFGEGSNFIDGDREKLPLPGNYLGTAYKGGPIVAILVGLLLVVIVFSIERFIVIGKASGKSSLDTFIRKVQGLLSAGNIEAAKAECDKQQGSVANVIKSGLKKYSEVEADTNMDVEQSIVAIQKEVEEATALEMPMLEQNLTVIATLVSIGTLVGLLGTVTGMIRAFAGLANSGAPDQSALAVGISEALINTATGILVSTVAIIMYNVLTSKIDKLTYAIDEAGFSIVQTYASSHK, translated from the coding sequence ATGGCAAACGCACCAAAACCAACAACTGTTAAAAAAGAGAGCTCTTCTAGCGCTTCAAATGTATTTGCAACATTCGTTATTCCAATTTGTATTATCATTGGATTCTGTGTTTGGAGATTCGTATTCGGAGAAGGAAGTAACTTTATCGATGGTGACAGAGAAAAATTACCATTACCTGGTAACTATCTTGGAACAGCTTACAAAGGAGGTCCTATCGTAGCGATCCTAGTTGGATTACTATTAGTGGTAATTGTATTCTCTATCGAACGTTTCATCGTTATTGGTAAAGCAAGTGGAAAATCTAGCTTAGACACTTTCATTCGCAAAGTACAAGGTTTATTAAGCGCAGGTAACATCGAGGCTGCAAAAGCTGAGTGTGATAAACAACAAGGTTCAGTTGCTAACGTAATTAAATCTGGTTTGAAAAAATACAGCGAAGTTGAAGCTGATACTAATATGGATGTTGAGCAATCAATCGTTGCTATCCAAAAAGAAGTAGAAGAAGCTACAGCTTTAGAAATGCCAATGTTAGAGCAAAACTTAACCGTAATTGCAACTTTGGTATCAATTGGTACATTAGTAGGTTTATTGGGTACAGTAACAGGTATGATCCGTGCATTCGCCGGTTTAGCAAACTCTGGAGCACCAGATCAGTCAGCATTAGCGGTAGGTATCTCTGAGGCATTGATCAACACTGCAACTGGTATCTTGGTATCTACTGTGGCAATTATCATGTATAACGTATTAACTTCTAAAATCGACAAGTTAACTTACGCTATCGATGAGGCTGGTTTCAGCATCGTTCAAACATACGCTAGTTCGCATAAATAA
- a CDS encoding PstS family phosphate ABC transporter substrate-binding protein: MRNFLFIFLILALVACKRKNKTEAVKETRTSGTLKMLVDESVSPIVQDQIDIFSLDYPQAKIETTVKPEEKLLPVFLNDSVRVIVLPRLLTKAEEKYYNQRSIKINTSRFAVDGIALITNQGNIDSTINVKDVIDILRGKKSDKKLVFDNAYSSTFQYFKELANISQFPATGVYSKNSSKEVIKLIAEDKNFIGILGVNWITGKDTEMSEYLSQIKVLGVKNVKGKVGDDQFYKPTQDNLINGVYPFLRNINIIDCEGRDGLGTGFATWLRSQRGQLIVLKSGLGPHKLMPRQINLTKGN, translated from the coding sequence ATGAGAAATTTCCTTTTTATATTCTTAATCCTGGCCCTTGTAGCCTGTAAGCGTAAAAACAAGACTGAAGCAGTTAAAGAAACCCGCACAAGCGGTACACTTAAAATGCTGGTTGATGAAAGCGTTAGCCCTATTGTGCAGGATCAGATTGATATATTCAGTCTGGATTATCCACAGGCAAAAATCGAAACTACAGTAAAGCCGGAAGAAAAACTTTTACCTGTATTTTTAAACGATAGTGTAAGGGTAATTGTGTTGCCAAGGTTATTAACCAAGGCCGAAGAAAAATATTATAACCAGCGGAGTATAAAAATAAACACCTCACGATTTGCTGTAGATGGTATTGCTTTAATTACAAATCAGGGCAATATTGACAGTACAATTAACGTTAAAGATGTGATTGATATATTACGGGGGAAGAAATCAGATAAAAAATTGGTCTTTGATAACGCTTATTCAAGTACCTTTCAATATTTTAAAGAACTGGCTAATATCAGCCAATTTCCAGCTACAGGTGTTTACTCTAAAAATTCCAGCAAAGAAGTAATTAAACTTATTGCAGAAGATAAAAATTTTATTGGTATTTTGGGCGTGAATTGGATCACGGGTAAAGATACAGAGATGAGTGAATACCTTTCTCAGATAAAAGTCCTGGGCGTAAAGAATGTAAAAGGCAAGGTAGGAGATGATCAGTTCTATAAACCAACTCAAGATAACTTAATCAACGGTGTTTATCCTTTCCTAAGAAATATAAATATTATAGATTGCGAAGGAAGAGATGGTTTAGGCACAGGATTTGCAACATGGTTAAGAAGTCAGAGGGGACAATTAATTGTACTTAAATCTGGACTTGGTCCACATAAATTAATGCCAAGACAAATTAACCTGACAAAAGGAAATTAA
- the thrC gene encoding threonine synthase, with translation MKLYSTNNKDLRVSFKEAVFNSMPQDKGLYMPVEIPQLDPEFIQNIEQYSLPEIAYKVASTLLKDEIPAEDLKALIDDAINFEAPAVKLDDKTFVLELFHGPSLAFKDFGARFMSRVMAYFLKDGEQLLDVLVATSGDTGGAVALGFLGVPNTRVTILYPEGKVSPIQELQLTTNGENIRAIEVKGTFDDCQALVKQAFADEDLNTKFRLTSANSINISRLIPQTFYYFNTYAQLKKQGFNDVIFSVPSGNFGNIGAGLLAYKLGLPVKQFIAATNVNDTVPRFLESGVYETKPSTQTYSNAMDVGAPSNWIRIMDLFNQDVQAIKKVVTSYRFTDDETLAGIKEIDSKLNYVACPHTAIAYLAVEKYRNENPTDESAAVFLSTAHACKFPDIFPADIAAKIEIPEQVKALESKPKHADQLGVDFEGFKKYLLKG, from the coding sequence ATGAAACTATACTCAACCAACAATAAAGATTTACGTGTTTCTTTTAAAGAAGCCGTTTTTAACAGCATGCCACAGGATAAAGGCCTATATATGCCTGTTGAAATCCCGCAGCTTGACCCCGAATTCATTCAGAATATCGAACAGTATTCTTTACCAGAAATAGCTTACAAAGTAGCTTCAACATTATTAAAAGATGAGATTCCGGCTGAAGATTTAAAAGCCTTAATTGATGATGCCATTAATTTTGAAGCACCGGCTGTTAAATTAGATGACAAAACCTTTGTGCTCGAATTGTTCCATGGTCCGTCTTTAGCTTTTAAAGATTTTGGCGCCCGTTTTATGAGCCGTGTAATGGCTTATTTCTTAAAAGATGGTGAACAACTTTTAGATGTCCTGGTCGCTACTTCAGGTGATACTGGCGGCGCAGTAGCTTTGGGTTTCTTAGGCGTACCAAATACCAGGGTAACGATCCTTTATCCGGAAGGGAAAGTGAGTCCGATACAGGAGCTTCAGTTAACCACCAACGGAGAAAATATTAGAGCCATTGAGGTTAAAGGAACTTTCGATGATTGCCAGGCTTTGGTAAAACAGGCTTTTGCTGATGAGGATTTGAATACAAAATTCAGATTAACCTCTGCCAATTCGATTAATATCTCCCGATTGATTCCGCAAACGTTTTACTATTTTAACACTTATGCTCAACTAAAAAAGCAAGGTTTTAATGATGTGATATTTTCAGTACCCAGCGGAAACTTTGGAAACATTGGCGCAGGTTTGTTAGCATACAAACTAGGATTGCCTGTTAAACAGTTTATAGCAGCTACCAATGTTAATGATACTGTGCCACGTTTTTTAGAAAGTGGTGTTTATGAAACCAAGCCGTCAACCCAAACCTACTCGAATGCCATGGATGTTGGTGCACCAAGCAATTGGATACGCATTATGGACCTGTTTAATCAGGATGTACAAGCCATAAAAAAAGTGGTTACTTCTTACCGTTTTACAGATGATGAAACATTAGCAGGCATTAAAGAAATTGATAGCAAATTAAACTATGTTGCTTGTCCTCATACTGCTATTGCTTATTTAGCAGTTGAAAAATACAGAAACGAAAATCCAACAGATGAAAGTGCTGCAGTTTTCTTATCTACCGCACATGCCTGTAAATTCCCTGATATTTTTCCTGCTGATATTGCAGCTAAAATAGAAATCCCTGAGCAGGTAAAAGCTTTAGAAAGCAAACCTAAGCATGCTGATCAATTAGGTGTAGATTTTGAAGGATTTAAAAAGTATTTGCTTAAAGGATAA
- a CDS encoding energy transducer TonB: MSKLDIFRKEWLEVVFADKNKSYGAYQLRKTNGANTTKALIIGSVIFLVLFFSPKIYSLIKGSMEHEDEQLKAQEVILAPPPPVDPKTPPPPPVEPPPPKVDQVKMPPPIVKPDIEVRDEPPTVEKLKEADPGQRDIKGDPTADIVIAEPVGEGPKREAAVAVDDNKVYDFVSIEKQPEFPGGISKFYGYLSKAIKYPPMAQENNVQGKVFLSFVVEKDGKLTDITVTRGLGSGTDEEAIRVLKASPRWNPGIQNGKPVRVKYNINVNFTLN, from the coding sequence ATGTCGAAGTTAGATATATTCAGAAAAGAATGGCTTGAAGTGGTTTTTGCGGATAAAAACAAAAGCTATGGTGCGTACCAATTGCGTAAAACCAATGGTGCAAACACCACAAAAGCATTAATTATTGGCTCTGTAATATTTCTAGTGTTATTTTTCTCACCTAAAATCTATAGCCTGATTAAAGGCTCAATGGAGCATGAAGATGAGCAATTAAAAGCACAGGAAGTAATTTTAGCGCCACCACCACCAGTAGATCCTAAAACACCACCACCACCACCGGTAGAGCCGCCGCCACCGAAAGTTGACCAGGTGAAAATGCCACCTCCAATTGTAAAACCTGATATCGAGGTTCGTGATGAACCACCTACGGTTGAAAAGTTGAAGGAAGCAGATCCAGGTCAGAGAGATATCAAAGGTGACCCAACAGCTGATATTGTTATCGCTGAACCGGTAGGTGAAGGACCAAAAAGAGAAGCTGCTGTTGCGGTTGATGATAATAAAGTTTACGACTTTGTTAGTATCGAGAAGCAACCAGAATTTCCTGGAGGTATCTCTAAGTTCTATGGATACTTAAGTAAAGCAATAAAGTACCCGCCAATGGCACAGGAAAACAACGTTCAAGGTAAAGTGTTTTTATCATTCGTTGTTGAAAAAGATGGTAAATTGACTGATATCACAGTTACCCGTGGTTTGGGTAGCGGAACTGATGAAGAAGCCATCCGTGTATTGAAAGCTAGTCCACGTTGGAACCCAGGTATCCAAAATGGTAAGCCGGTAAGGGTAAAATACAACATCAACGTTAACTTTACATTGAACTAA
- a CDS encoding biopolymer transporter ExbD — protein sequence MPRIKVKRTSTVTDMTAMCDVASLLLTFFILTATARQPEPLAVSTPSSTYEFKVPAENNAILTIGQGKVFFEVAGNNVRRRTLELMGEQYSVKFTPEELQRFSVISTFGVPFASLKGFIAMNGSDRMKPGVQTGIPTDSTDNQLNSWVLNARKATKEINNQDMRVSIKGDAKEEYPVVKKIIDVLQKQSVNKFLLVTNAEAKKK from the coding sequence ATGCCTAGAATTAAAGTTAAAAGAACAAGTACAGTAACAGATATGACGGCCATGTGTGATGTGGCATCATTGTTACTTACTTTCTTCATCTTAACTGCTACAGCAAGGCAACCAGAACCTCTGGCCGTTTCTACACCCTCATCTACGTATGAGTTTAAAGTACCGGCAGAAAATAATGCGATTTTAACAATCGGACAAGGTAAGGTATTCTTTGAAGTAGCAGGAAATAACGTAAGAAGAAGAACATTAGAACTAATGGGCGAGCAATACAGTGTAAAGTTTACACCTGAAGAACTTCAACGTTTCTCAGTAATATCAACTTTCGGTGTGCCGTTTGCAAGTTTAAAAGGATTTATCGCAATGAATGGGTCAGACCGCATGAAACCAGGAGTACAAACTGGTATCCCTACCGATTCTACCGATAATCAATTAAACTCGTGGGTTCTTAATGCTCGTAAAGCAACTAAAGAAATAAATAATCAGGATATGCGTGTGAGTATCAAAGGTGATGCTAAAGAAGAATATCCAGTTGTGAAAAAGATTATTGATGTGCTTCAGAAGCAAAGTGTAAACAAATTTTTATTGGTTACTAACGCTGAAGCTAAAAAGAAATAA
- the thrA gene encoding bifunctional aspartate kinase/homoserine dehydrogenase I, producing MKVLKFGGTSVGSAENIKTLLRLVGEEKQKNSPVVVLSAMSGVTNLLTDMAEMAERGEDYDTHLKEIEAKHFAVIRALLPAAAQNPVFTRLKIFFNELEDLLQAVSNLKELSLQTKDQILSYGERCSTFMISHIASQNFGDAVYVNGSDLIKTDSNFGQAKVDTVLTELLINNFYQEHKGKVLFVTGFIASNAAGRVTTLGRGGSDYTAAVWGAALNAEEIEIWTDVNGMMTADPRMVKKAFSLPELSYTEAMELSYFGAKVIYPPTMIPAFMKKIPIVIKNTFEPDFAGTYIKSDVKASSLPIKGISSINHISIINLTGSGMVGKAGFSGRLFSLLSREQINVVLITQSSSEHSITFAVKPTDASQAISLIKKEFELELDAKKLELPEVENNLAVLAIVGENMKRTPGMSGRLFSALGRNGINVRAIAQGSSEYNISVIISKDDLSKAVNAVHDAFFTDLKRTLNVFCLGTGNIGKTLFNQLKEQMPFLAANNDLQVKVTGISNTRKMIFNADGLSLENWEAELNTNGEQADLAGFVAKMKALNLPNCVFVDNTAAESPIEFYQGIFESSISVVTCNKKGNSADYAQYKSFKDTARKFGVDFYYETNVGAGLPIIRTLRELMMSGDKVARIEAILSGTISYIFNNFKGDAGFYETVKEAQELGYTEPDPRDDLNGKDFMRKMLILARDAGYPLEASDVKIDNILPEACLNATSVEDFYSELQANAAYFENLKNTAANDGKVLRYIGKLEDGNVEISLQMVDDSHPFYMLSGSDNIISFTTDRYKTRPLVVKGPGAGAEVTAAGVFADIINVGTLNK from the coding sequence ATGAAAGTACTTAAATTCGGCGGCACATCCGTAGGTTCGGCCGAGAACATTAAAACCCTCTTACGCCTGGTGGGCGAAGAAAAACAGAAGAACAGCCCGGTAGTTGTATTATCGGCAATGAGTGGTGTAACCAATTTACTTACCGATATGGCCGAAATGGCCGAGCGTGGGGAAGATTACGACACCCATTTAAAAGAAATCGAAGCAAAACACTTTGCTGTAATCCGTGCGCTTTTACCTGCGGCAGCACAAAACCCCGTGTTTACGCGTTTGAAAATCTTTTTTAACGAGTTAGAAGATTTATTACAGGCAGTAAGCAATTTAAAGGAACTGAGCTTGCAAACCAAAGATCAGATTCTGAGCTACGGTGAACGCTGTTCTACCTTTATGATCAGTCATATTGCTTCGCAAAATTTTGGTGATGCGGTTTATGTAAACGGTTCTGACCTGATTAAAACCGACAGCAATTTTGGGCAGGCAAAGGTAGATACTGTGCTGACCGAGCTGCTGATCAACAATTTTTACCAGGAACATAAAGGCAAAGTACTTTTTGTTACTGGTTTTATAGCGAGCAATGCAGCAGGCAGGGTAACCACTTTAGGCCGTGGAGGCTCTGATTATACCGCAGCGGTTTGGGGTGCAGCTTTAAATGCTGAAGAGATAGAAATATGGACGGATGTAAATGGTATGATGACCGCTGACCCGCGCATGGTGAAAAAGGCTTTCTCATTACCTGAACTGAGTTATACCGAAGCCATGGAACTGAGTTATTTCGGCGCAAAAGTGATCTATCCACCAACAATGATCCCTGCTTTTATGAAAAAGATTCCGATTGTAATTAAAAACACTTTCGAACCTGATTTCGCAGGAACTTATATCAAAAGCGATGTAAAAGCATCAAGTTTACCCATAAAAGGAATTTCCTCTATCAATCATATCAGCATCATCAACCTAACCGGAAGTGGTATGGTGGGTAAGGCAGGTTTTAGCGGAAGATTATTCTCACTGCTTTCGCGTGAACAGATCAATGTAGTATTGATTACGCAATCTTCATCAGAACATAGTATTACTTTCGCGGTTAAACCAACAGATGCCTCGCAGGCCATTTCTTTAATCAAAAAAGAATTCGAGCTGGAGTTAGATGCTAAAAAACTGGAACTGCCGGAAGTTGAAAATAATTTGGCTGTATTGGCTATTGTTGGTGAAAACATGAAACGTACACCAGGTATGAGCGGACGTCTATTCAGCGCTTTAGGTCGTAACGGTATCAATGTAAGGGCTATCGCTCAAGGTTCTTCAGAATATAACATCTCGGTTATTATCAGCAAAGATGATTTATCGAAAGCAGTAAATGCAGTACATGATGCTTTTTTTACCGATCTGAAAAGAACATTAAATGTTTTCTGTTTGGGCACTGGAAACATAGGTAAAACATTATTTAACCAATTGAAAGAGCAGATGCCATTTCTGGCAGCCAATAACGATTTACAAGTTAAGGTAACGGGCATCAGCAATACACGCAAAATGATTTTCAATGCTGATGGTCTTTCTTTAGAAAATTGGGAAGCGGAATTAAATACAAATGGTGAACAGGCAGATTTAGCTGGTTTTGTTGCCAAAATGAAAGCCCTAAACTTACCAAACTGTGTTTTTGTAGATAACACCGCTGCAGAATCGCCAATAGAATTTTATCAAGGCATCTTTGAGAGCAGCATCTCAGTAGTAACCTGCAATAAAAAAGGAAACTCAGCAGATTATGCTCAGTATAAATCATTTAAAGATACAGCCCGTAAATTCGGTGTGGATTTTTATTACGAAACCAATGTAGGTGCAGGTTTACCAATCATCCGAACTTTAAGAGAACTGATGATGAGCGGCGATAAGGTAGCCCGGATCGAGGCCATTTTATCAGGCACGATTTCTTACATCTTCAATAATTTCAAAGGCGATGCCGGCTTTTATGAAACGGTTAAGGAAGCGCAGGAACTGGGCTATACTGAACCAGATCCACGCGATGATTTAAATGGAAAAGATTTTATGCGTAAAATGCTAATCCTTGCCCGCGATGCTGGCTATCCGTTAGAAGCCAGTGATGTGAAAATCGACAACATTTTGCCGGAAGCCTGTTTAAATGCCACATCTGTTGAAGATTTCTATTCTGAATTACAGGCCAATGCAGCTTACTTCGAAAATTTAAAGAATACCGCAGCCAACGATGGAAAAGTTTTGCGTTACATCGGTAAGCTTGAAGATGGAAATGTTGAAATCAGTCTGCAAATGGTTGATGACAGCCACCCTTTTTATATGCTATCGGGAAGTGATAACATCATCTCTTTCACTACAGATCGTTATAAAACCCGTCCACTCGTGGTAAAAGGCCCAGGTGCAGGTGCCGAAGTTACTGCTGCTGGTGTTTTTGCTGATATCATTAACGTAGGTACTTTAAACAAATAG
- a CDS encoding biopolymer transporter ExbD has product MAELNTGGKKATPRVDMTPMVDLMFLLVTFFILTTSISTPQAMDIAKPDKNEKLPENRLELKASKTMTILLGKKDKVAWYMGVAGETAPNIESVSQVGESIVKNRKTADASGVAGDFVVLVKPTSGSTFQNFVDIMDELEILKVKVRQIDDDNILDNEKQAMKEQGIL; this is encoded by the coding sequence ATGGCAGAATTAAATACAGGCGGGAAGAAAGCCACACCAAGGGTTGATATGACTCCAATGGTGGATCTAATGTTTCTTTTGGTAACGTTCTTTATCTTAACTACATCAATATCTACACCACAGGCGATGGATATTGCAAAACCAGATAAAAACGAAAAGTTACCTGAAAACAGATTAGAACTGAAAGCAAGTAAAACCATGACCATCTTATTGGGTAAAAAAGATAAGGTAGCTTGGTACATGGGCGTAGCAGGTGAAACTGCTCCAAATATCGAATCTGTATCACAAGTTGGCGAATCTATTGTTAAAAATAGAAAAACTGCTGATGCTTCTGGCGTGGCTGGAGACTTTGTTGTGTTGGTAAAGCCAACCTCAGGATCTACTTTCCAGAACTTTGTTGATATTATGGACGAATTGGAAATTCTTAAAGTTAAGGTTCGTCAGATTGATGATGATAATATCCTTGATAACGAGAAACAGGCCATGAAGGAACAAGGAATTTTATAA
- the pckA gene encoding phosphoenolpyruvate carboxykinase (ATP) → MSKKKLQTPDLSYLNLGGNIAVKYQLSPTELIDDALLNKEGTLATSGALAVDTGKFTGRSPKDRFIVCDEVTEDQVWWGDVNIKISPEKFDQLFYKLTNYLEDKKIYVRDSSACANPDYSISIRVITETAYQNLFAHHLFIRPQEDHLGITPEWTIIAAPGFLADPAIDGTRQENFSIINFTKKMILIGGTGYTGEIKKGIFSILNFVLPVYKNTLSMHCSANVGKNGDTAIFFGLSGTGKTTLSADPERGLIGDDEHGWGKDSVFNFEGGCYAKCVDLTEEKEPQIFKAIKFGSLLENINFFPGTQEVDYSNISKTENTRVAYPIDYIDNAILPSIAAVPKNIFFLTADAFGVLPPISKLNVEQAMFHFMSGYTAKVAGTETGVTEPQLTFSACFGKAFLPLHPSKYAALLGEKMEKHQVNVWLVNTGWSGGAYGVGKRMKLSYTRAMITAALNGDLDHNKYKQHHVFKLMMPLNCPGVPNEILDPSKTWDNQEEYFLKAYELANAFTENFKQFELTKVPKSRHEALKLC, encoded by the coding sequence ATGAGCAAAAAGAAACTGCAAACGCCAGATTTAAGCTATTTAAATCTAGGTGGAAACATTGCTGTAAAGTACCAATTATCTCCAACGGAATTAATTGATGATGCCTTATTAAATAAAGAAGGTACGCTGGCCACTTCGGGGGCACTGGCGGTTGATACCGGAAAGTTTACCGGACGTTCTCCTAAAGATCGTTTTATTGTATGCGACGAAGTAACCGAAGATCAGGTTTGGTGGGGCGATGTAAACATTAAAATTTCTCCGGAAAAATTCGATCAGCTATTTTATAAGCTAACGAATTACCTTGAAGATAAGAAAATCTATGTTCGCGATTCTTCCGCCTGTGCCAATCCGGATTATTCGATATCAATCAGGGTAATTACAGAAACGGCTTATCAGAATCTTTTTGCTCATCATTTGTTTATTCGCCCACAAGAAGATCATTTGGGGATCACACCAGAGTGGACCATCATTGCTGCGCCAGGCTTCCTGGCCGATCCGGCTATTGATGGAACCAGGCAGGAAAATTTCTCCATCATCAATTTTACCAAAAAAATGATTTTGATTGGAGGAACAGGCTATACAGGTGAAATCAAAAAGGGAATTTTTTCTATTTTAAACTTTGTTCTGCCCGTATATAAAAATACCCTTTCCATGCATTGCTCGGCCAATGTGGGTAAAAATGGCGATACCGCTATATTTTTCGGTTTATCAGGCACAGGAAAAACCACCCTGTCAGCCGATCCCGAAAGAGGATTAATAGGCGATGATGAACACGGCTGGGGCAAAGATTCGGTATTTAATTTCGAAGGGGGTTGCTATGCAAAATGTGTAGATTTAACCGAAGAGAAAGAGCCTCAGATCTTTAAGGCGATTAAATTTGGCTCATTACTGGAGAATATTAATTTTTTTCCGGGTACGCAGGAGGTTGATTATAGCAATATCAGTAAAACGGAGAACACCCGTGTAGCCTATCCTATAGATTATATTGACAATGCCATTTTACCATCAATAGCGGCCGTTCCGAAAAATATCTTTTTCTTAACCGCAGATGCGTTTGGGGTATTGCCTCCGATTTCAAAATTAAATGTAGAACAGGCCATGTTCCACTTTATGAGCGGCTATACTGCAAAGGTTGCAGGAACAGAAACAGGGGTAACAGAGCCTCAGTTAACGTTTTCGGCTTGTTTCGGTAAAGCTTTCTTACCACTGCATCCATCTAAATATGCCGCATTATTAGGTGAGAAGATGGAAAAACACCAGGTAAACGTATGGTTAGTAAATACAGGTTGGAGCGGAGGCGCTTATGGTGTAGGTAAAAGGATGAAATTAAGTTATACCAGAGCGATGATTACCGCGGCATTAAACGGAGATTTAGATCATAATAAATATAAGCAACACCACGTATTTAAATTGATGATGCCATTAAATTGTCCAGGGGTACCGAACGAAATTTTAGACCCCTCTAAAACTTGGGATAATCAGGAAGAATACTTTTTAAAGGCCTATGAACTGGCTAATGCCTTCACCGAGAATTTTAAGCAATTTGAACTGACAAAAGTACCAAAAAGCAGACACGAAGCGTTAAAATTATGTTAA
- a CDS encoding tail fiber domain-containing protein: MKRAISFTVLLIAATLKISAQEVVQNNVKPVENALSQVARLQPVSFNYDKAWAEKLRLSAKTQYGFVGADAKTAFPEIVSVQAKSYPSGKNAFKNATITKVDYESLVPLLVASIKEQQQQIEALQRELKTLKSQNAK; the protein is encoded by the coding sequence ATGAAACGAGCAATTTCATTTACCGTGCTGTTAATCGCAGCTACTTTAAAAATCAGTGCACAAGAAGTGGTGCAGAACAATGTTAAACCAGTAGAAAATGCCTTAAGTCAGGTTGCAAGGCTCCAGCCGGTAAGCTTTAATTATGATAAAGCCTGGGCCGAAAAACTGAGGTTATCTGCCAAAACACAATATGGTTTTGTAGGGGCTGATGCTAAAACCGCTTTTCCTGAAATTGTTTCTGTACAAGCCAAAAGTTATCCATCGGGCAAAAATGCTTTTAAAAATGCTACTATTACCAAGGTAGATTATGAAAGTTTAGTACCACTTTTAGTTGCCAGCATAAAGGAGCAACAGCAACAGATTGAAGCGCTGCAGCGCGAGCTGAAAACGCTAAAATCGCAGAATGCTAAGTAA
- a CDS encoding homoserine kinase: MKNSIKVFAPATVANVVCGFDVLGFAVNEPGDEVEMRFTDTPGVVIKRITGDDGRLPLDATKNTVSASVQHYLKHINRLDVGVEIELHKKMPIGSGLGSSSASTVAGLFAINKLMGDLLTTKELVPFAMKGEELACGYGHADNVAPALLGGFVLVRSYEPLDVISLPTPAGMYAAIVYPEVDVPTKDARQMIRSKVALKDAVTQWGNVAGLVSGLFMNDFDLIGRSMKDVLVEPTRSILIPGFEEMRKLAMENGAIGFGISGSGPSVFALTKDEETARKITKSQQQHLHKININSKAFVSPVNAEGPRVL, from the coding sequence ATGAAAAATAGTATAAAAGTTTTCGCCCCGGCTACCGTTGCAAACGTAGTTTGTGGTTTCGATGTACTTGGTTTCGCTGTAAACGAACCAGGTGATGAAGTTGAAATGCGATTTACCGATACACCAGGTGTGGTGATCAAAAGAATTACCGGCGATGATGGCCGTTTACCATTAGATGCAACGAAAAATACCGTAAGTGCCAGTGTTCAGCATTATTTAAAGCATATAAACCGTTTGGATGTTGGTGTAGAAATTGAACTGCACAAGAAAATGCCTATTGGTAGTGGATTGGGCTCAAGTTCGGCCAGTACAGTTGCTGGTTTATTTGCCATTAACAAATTAATGGGCGACTTATTAACCACTAAGGAGCTGGTTCCTTTTGCCATGAAAGGTGAAGAACTTGCCTGTGGTTACGGCCATGCTGATAATGTTGCGCCTGCTTTATTAGGCGGTTTTGTACTGGTAAGAAGTTACGAACCGCTGGATGTAATCTCTTTACCTACTCCCGCTGGCATGTATGCAGCAATTGTTTACCCGGAAGTAGATGTACCTACTAAAGATGCACGCCAAATGATCCGCAGTAAAGTTGCCTTAAAAGATGCGGTTACACAATGGGGAAATGTTGCAGGTTTAGTGAGTGGACTATTCATGAATGATTTTGATCTGATCGGAAGAAGCATGAAAGATGTTCTGGTAGAACCAACACGTTCGATCTTGATACCAGGTTTTGAAGAAATGAGAAAACTGGCGATGGAAAATGGGGCAATCGGCTTCGGAATATCAGGTTCCGGTCCATCTGTTTTCGCATTAACGAAAGATGAAGAAACAGCCAGAAAAATAACCAAATCGCAACAGCAACATTTACATAAAATAAATATTAACAGCAAAGCCTTTGTATCTCCGGTTAATGCCGAAGGACCAAGAGTACTTTAA